From a single Streptomyces sp. 1331.2 genomic region:
- a CDS encoding SigE family RNA polymerase sigma factor, translating to MTPQEFDAFYAASFSRLTGQLYALTGNWSEAQDVVQEAFIRAWDRRRSFDPNSAPEAWIRTTARRLALSRWRRLARGLQLAAGYHHRQAPPTVEPPTEEHLMVVAALRELPDAQRSALVLHHMCDLSVEQVAAETGASVSAVKSRLARGRAALAAELADRAPTSEEGKLRV from the coding sequence ATGACGCCACAGGAGTTCGACGCGTTCTACGCGGCGTCCTTCTCCCGCCTGACCGGGCAGCTCTACGCGCTCACCGGCAACTGGTCCGAAGCACAGGACGTGGTCCAGGAAGCCTTCATCCGGGCGTGGGACCGAAGGCGCAGCTTCGACCCGAACAGCGCCCCGGAGGCATGGATCCGGACCACCGCCCGGCGGCTGGCCCTGTCCCGCTGGCGACGCCTGGCCCGGGGCCTGCAGTTGGCCGCCGGCTACCACCACCGCCAAGCACCACCCACCGTCGAGCCGCCCACCGAGGAGCACCTGATGGTGGTGGCCGCGCTCCGCGAGCTGCCCGACGCGCAGCGGAGCGCCCTGGTCCTGCACCACATGTGCGACCTCTCCGTCGAGCAGGTCGCGGCCGAGACCGGCGCCAGCGTCAGCGCTGTCAAGAGCCGCCTCGCCCGCGGCCGGGCCGCGCTCGCGGCCGAACTCGCCGACCGGGCCCCGACCAGCGAGGAAGGAAAGCTCCGTGTCTGA
- a CDS encoding NADP-dependent oxidoreductase codes for MKAITYRSYGGPDVLEYGDVPEPKLGPDSVLVRVAAASVNPVDWKIQAGYLDAAMDVVFPVIPGWDVSGVVERVGVGVTEFMPGDEVIGYVREDMVRRGTFAEYVAAPVRTVARKPANLDFAQAAGLPLAGLTAYQALTRALEVKPGDTVLVHAAAGGVGSLAVQIAVALGARVIGTASERNHDYLRTLGAEPVAYGDGLADRVRALAPEGVDAVLDLVGGEALRISPELLAEGGRLASVADGAVLGLGGHYVFVRPDAADLTALTDLVESGRLTVEVAATFPLEQAADAQRLNAAGHTRGKIVVTVP; via the coding sequence ATGAAGGCCATCACCTACCGCAGCTACGGCGGACCGGACGTCCTGGAGTACGGGGACGTGCCCGAGCCCAAGCTCGGCCCGGACTCCGTCCTGGTCCGCGTGGCGGCGGCCTCGGTCAACCCGGTCGACTGGAAGATCCAGGCCGGTTACCTCGACGCCGCCATGGACGTGGTCTTCCCCGTGATCCCGGGCTGGGACGTCTCCGGTGTCGTGGAGCGGGTCGGCGTCGGAGTCACCGAGTTCATGCCGGGCGACGAGGTGATCGGCTACGTCCGCGAGGACATGGTGCGCCGCGGCACCTTCGCCGAGTACGTCGCCGCGCCCGTGCGCACCGTCGCCCGCAAGCCCGCCAACCTCGACTTCGCCCAGGCCGCCGGCCTGCCCCTGGCGGGCCTCACCGCCTACCAGGCGCTGACCCGAGCCCTGGAAGTCAAGCCGGGCGACACCGTCCTGGTCCACGCGGCCGCCGGCGGGGTCGGCTCACTCGCCGTCCAGATCGCCGTCGCCCTCGGTGCCCGGGTGATCGGCACCGCGAGCGAGCGCAACCACGACTACCTGCGCACCCTCGGCGCCGAGCCGGTGGCCTACGGCGATGGCCTGGCCGACCGCGTCCGCGCGCTGGCGCCGGAGGGCGTCGACGCCGTACTCGACCTGGTGGGCGGCGAAGCCCTCCGGATCTCGCCGGAGCTGCTCGCCGAAGGCGGCCGCCTCGCCTCCGTCGCCGACGGCGCCGTCCTCGGCCTCGGCGGCCACTACGTCTTCGTGCGCCCCGACGCCGCCGACCTCACCGCCCTGACCGACCTCGTCGAGAGCGGCCGGCTCACCGTCGAGGTCGCGGCGACGTTCCCGCTGGAGCAGGCGGCCGACGCCCAGCGCCTCAACGCCGCCGGCCACACCCGCGGCAAGATCGTCGTCACCGTCCCCTGA
- a CDS encoding ABC transporter substrate-binding protein, translating to MSKRVASVLVAGAMVAVLAACGSGGGGSAGQGSGHKLVVGFSQVGAESGWRTANTKSIQEAAKKAGIELKFSDAQQKQENQIKAIRSFIQQKVDVIAFSPVVESGWDTVLKEAKDAHIPVILTDRAVDSKDESLYASFLGSDFVEEGKKAGDWLVKEYAAASGDVNVVQLEGTTGSAPANDRKSGFADAVKGEPKFKVVASQTGDFTRAKGKEVMQAFLKSQPKIDVLYAHNDDMALGAIQAIEEAGKKPGTDIKIVSVDGVKDAFTAMSQGKINFDVECNPLLGDQLMDLAKKVKAGEQVPRRIKTEEGTFTPEQATAALPNRQY from the coding sequence ATGTCCAAGAGAGTTGCGTCGGTTCTGGTTGCCGGTGCGATGGTCGCCGTCCTCGCCGCCTGTGGTTCCGGCGGCGGAGGCTCGGCCGGCCAGGGTTCCGGCCACAAGCTCGTCGTGGGCTTCTCGCAGGTCGGCGCGGAGAGCGGTTGGCGCACTGCCAACACCAAGTCGATCCAGGAGGCGGCGAAGAAGGCCGGCATCGAGCTGAAGTTCTCCGACGCGCAGCAGAAGCAGGAGAACCAGATCAAGGCGATCCGCTCGTTCATCCAGCAGAAGGTCGACGTGATCGCCTTCTCGCCGGTGGTGGAGTCGGGTTGGGACACCGTCCTGAAGGAGGCCAAGGACGCGCACATCCCGGTCATCCTGACCGACCGGGCGGTGGACTCCAAGGACGAGTCGCTCTACGCCTCCTTCCTCGGCTCGGACTTCGTCGAGGAGGGCAAGAAGGCCGGCGACTGGCTGGTCAAGGAGTACGCGGCCGCCAGCGGTGACGTGAACGTCGTCCAGCTGGAGGGCACCACCGGTTCGGCGCCGGCCAACGACCGCAAGTCCGGCTTCGCGGACGCCGTCAAGGGCGAGCCCAAGTTCAAGGTGGTCGCCTCGCAGACCGGCGACTTCACCCGCGCCAAGGGCAAGGAGGTCATGCAGGCCTTCCTGAAGTCCCAGCCGAAGATCGACGTGTTGTACGCGCACAACGACGACATGGCGCTCGGCGCGATCCAGGCGATCGAGGAGGCCGGCAAGAAGCCGGGCACCGACATCAAGATCGTCTCGGTGGACGGCGTCAAGGACGCCTTCACCGCGATGAGCCAGGGAAAGATCAACTTCGATGTCGAGTGCAACCCGCTGCTCGGCGACCAGCTGATGGACCTGGCGAAGAAGGTCAAGGCGGGTGAGCAGGTGCCGCGCCGGATCAAGACGGAGGAGGGCACCTTCACCCCCGAGCAGGCCACCGCGGCCCTGCCGAACCGCCAGTACTGA
- a CDS encoding ABC transporter permease, with protein sequence MSTATAAASPVKAVTRSRLFWPAAVLVVLLVANLAFTPDFFAVHVQGGHLYGSLIDILHFGAPLILVSLGMTLVIATGGIDLSVGSTVAISGALACLHISESSDPGGLGTVLTALGIALGTALVLGTVNGLLVARVGVQPIIATLILMVAGRGVAQLITDGQIITVTSDPYKMIGGGYWLTMPFAILLSALVVLATVLLTRSTALGLLLESVGGNPVASRLVGIRAMRLVALVYVFSALCAALAGLMVSSNVSAADGNNAGLWIELDAILAVVLGGTSLNGGRFSIGGTVLGALIIQTLSTTVYTIGIPPETTLVFKAFVVIAVCLVQSPKFRAKLAARGTRTRRNTGSHTAARTNREVGA encoded by the coding sequence GTGAGTACGGCAACGGCGGCGGCGAGCCCGGTGAAGGCGGTGACCCGGTCCCGGTTGTTCTGGCCGGCCGCGGTGCTGGTCGTGCTCCTGGTCGCCAACCTCGCCTTCACCCCCGACTTCTTCGCCGTCCACGTCCAGGGCGGCCACCTCTACGGCTCCCTGATCGACATCCTGCACTTCGGCGCCCCGTTGATCCTGGTGTCCCTGGGCATGACCCTGGTGATCGCCACCGGCGGCATCGACCTGTCGGTCGGTTCCACCGTCGCGATCTCCGGCGCCCTGGCCTGCCTGCACATCAGCGAGTCGTCCGACCCGGGCGGCCTCGGCACCGTGCTGACCGCCCTCGGCATCGCGCTGGGCACCGCCCTGGTGCTCGGCACGGTCAACGGGCTGCTGGTGGCCAGGGTCGGCGTCCAGCCGATCATCGCCACCCTGATCCTGATGGTCGCCGGACGCGGTGTGGCCCAGCTGATCACCGACGGCCAGATCATCACCGTCACCAGCGACCCGTACAAGATGATCGGCGGCGGCTACTGGCTGACCATGCCGTTCGCGATCCTGCTCAGCGCCCTCGTGGTGCTGGCCACCGTGCTGCTGACCCGCTCCACCGCGCTCGGGCTGCTGCTGGAGTCCGTCGGCGGCAACCCGGTGGCCAGCCGGCTGGTCGGCATCCGGGCGATGCGCCTGGTGGCCCTGGTCTACGTGTTCAGCGCGCTGTGCGCGGCGCTGGCCGGCCTGATGGTGTCCTCCAACGTCTCGGCCGCCGACGGCAACAACGCCGGGCTGTGGATCGAGCTGGACGCCATCCTCGCGGTGGTGCTCGGCGGGACCTCGCTGAACGGCGGCCGGTTCTCGATCGGCGGCACCGTGCTGGGCGCGCTCATCATCCAGACCCTCTCCACCACCGTCTACACCATCGGCATCCCGCCGGAGACCACCCTGGTGTTCAAGGCGTTCGTCGTGATCGCGGTCTGCCTCGTCCAGTCGCCCAAGTTCCGAGCCAAGCTGGCCGCCCGTGGCACGCGGACCCGGCGCAACACCGGGTCGCACACCGCGGCCCGCACCAACCGGGAGGTCGGCGCATGA
- the yjfF gene encoding galactofuranose ABC transporter, permease protein YjfF, whose product MNANALLTRLRGQIPLLVTAVLLVSMFGVGSAQYDGFFSGQVVLNLLIDNAFLLVVAVGMTFVVLTGGIDLSVGAVVALSTMVSAWLVEQHGWPPLLVIPLVLLMGTAGGWLMGWIIHVFEIQPFIVTLAGMFLARGLCYTISVESISITDPQYTAMAQTRIPLGDLFVSPSALVALLVVAAGFVVLHYTRLGRNVYALGGSEQSALLMGLPVQRTKTTVYAISGFCSALGGVLLTFYMLSGYGLHAVGLELDAIAAVVIGGTLLTGGSGYVLGTLLGVLVLGLIQTVISFQGTLSSWWTRIVIGALLFVFIVLQRLVTARRR is encoded by the coding sequence ATGAACGCCAATGCCCTGCTGACCCGCCTGCGCGGCCAGATCCCGCTGCTGGTCACCGCGGTCCTGCTGGTGTCGATGTTCGGCGTCGGCTCGGCGCAGTACGACGGCTTCTTCTCCGGCCAGGTCGTGCTCAACCTGCTGATCGACAACGCGTTCCTGCTGGTCGTCGCGGTCGGCATGACCTTCGTCGTGCTGACCGGCGGCATCGACCTGTCGGTCGGCGCGGTGGTGGCGCTGTCCACCATGGTCTCCGCCTGGCTGGTCGAACAGCACGGCTGGCCGCCGTTGCTGGTGATCCCGCTGGTCCTGCTGATGGGCACCGCGGGCGGCTGGTTGATGGGCTGGATCATCCACGTGTTCGAGATCCAGCCGTTCATCGTCACCCTGGCCGGCATGTTCCTGGCCCGCGGCCTGTGCTACACGATCAGCGTCGAGTCGATCTCCATCACCGACCCGCAGTACACCGCCATGGCGCAGACCCGGATCCCGCTCGGTGACCTGTTCGTCTCGCCGAGCGCGCTGGTCGCCCTGCTGGTGGTCGCCGCCGGATTCGTGGTCCTGCACTACACCCGGCTCGGCCGCAACGTGTACGCGCTCGGCGGCAGCGAGCAGTCCGCGCTGCTGATGGGCCTGCCGGTGCAGCGCACCAAGACCACCGTCTACGCGATCAGCGGTTTCTGCTCCGCACTCGGCGGCGTCCTGCTCACCTTCTACATGCTGTCCGGCTACGGCCTGCACGCGGTGGGCCTGGAACTCGACGCGATCGCCGCGGTCGTCATCGGCGGCACCCTGCTGACCGGCGGCTCCGGCTACGTGCTGGGCACCCTGCTCGGCGTGCTGGTGCTCGGCCTGATCCAGACCGTGATCAGCTTCCAGGGCACCCTCAGCTCCTGGTGGACCCGGATCGTCATCGGCGCCCTGCTGTTCGTCTTCATCGTCCTGCAGCGCCTGGTCACCGCCCGCCGGCGCTGA
- a CDS encoding antibiotic biosynthesis monooxygenase family protein: MSLVVITDWLADTGAEQHVADLLPAVTEAALTEPGVLSFRVVRSLRDQGAFVVFAEYEDENALAAHRESAPYQRLVLAGITPHLIDRQAEAYALV, translated from the coding sequence GTGTCCCTCGTCGTGATCACCGACTGGCTCGCCGACACCGGCGCCGAGCAGCACGTCGCCGACCTGCTCCCCGCCGTCACCGAGGCCGCGCTCACCGAGCCCGGCGTGCTCTCCTTCCGGGTGGTCCGCTCCCTGCGGGACCAAGGCGCCTTCGTCGTCTTCGCCGAGTACGAGGACGAGAACGCGCTGGCCGCCCACCGCGAGAGCGCGCCCTACCAGCGACTGGTCCTCGCCGGCATCACCCCGCACCTCATCGACCGCCAGGCCGAGGCCTACGCCCTCGTCTGA
- a CDS encoding sugar ABC transporter ATP-binding protein, which translates to MRQQPVLEVRGIRKEFPGVVALDGVDFRLFPGEVHALMGENGAGKSTLIKVLTGVYQSDGGEVALAGEPVRVAGPLQAQEAGISTVYQEVNLCPNLSVAENIFIGREPRRFGLINWAEMRRRAAELVRELDLDIDVSAPLNSYSIAVQQLVAIVRAVDVSAKVLILDEPTSSLDRDEVRQLFAVMRRLRDQGVAILFVSHFLDQIYEICDRMTVLRNGRLEGEYLTSELNQVELVSRMIGAELAGLDQLGGGKRRERTAPAQSGAAFLEADGLTRRGAVEPYDLDIRPGEVIGLAGLLGSGRTEAARLLFGADQSDGGTLRIEGAVTALRSPRDAIAHGIAFCSENRKTEGLVGELTVRENIVLALQASRGWIRPLSRSAQDEYALRWIRALDIRPGNPEALVRNLSGGNQQKVLLARWLITDPKLLILDEPTRGIDIGAKAEIQKLVANLAEDGMAVLFISAELEEVLRLSHRIGVLRDHRMVAQLDNDGALTPERVMATIASGAHQ; encoded by the coding sequence GTGCGGCAGCAACCGGTCCTGGAAGTCCGGGGGATCCGCAAGGAGTTCCCCGGGGTGGTGGCGCTGGACGGGGTCGACTTCCGGCTCTTCCCCGGCGAGGTGCACGCCCTGATGGGGGAGAACGGCGCCGGGAAGTCCACGCTGATCAAGGTGCTCACCGGCGTCTACCAGTCGGACGGCGGCGAAGTGGCGCTGGCCGGCGAGCCGGTGCGGGTCGCCGGGCCGCTGCAGGCACAGGAGGCCGGCATCAGCACGGTCTACCAGGAGGTGAACCTCTGCCCGAACCTGTCGGTCGCGGAGAACATCTTCATCGGGCGCGAACCCCGCCGGTTCGGCCTGATCAACTGGGCCGAGATGCGCCGCCGGGCCGCCGAGCTGGTCCGCGAGCTGGACCTGGACATCGACGTCAGCGCACCGCTGAACAGCTACTCCATCGCCGTCCAGCAGCTGGTGGCGATCGTCCGCGCGGTGGACGTCTCCGCCAAGGTGCTGATCCTGGACGAGCCGACCTCCAGCCTGGACCGCGACGAGGTGCGCCAACTCTTCGCCGTCATGCGGCGGTTGCGCGACCAGGGCGTGGCGATCCTGTTCGTCTCGCACTTCCTCGACCAGATCTACGAGATCTGCGACCGGATGACCGTGCTGCGCAACGGCCGGCTGGAAGGCGAGTACCTGACCAGCGAGCTGAACCAGGTCGAACTCGTCTCCCGGATGATCGGCGCCGAACTCGCCGGACTCGACCAGCTCGGCGGCGGCAAGCGGCGCGAACGCACCGCGCCGGCTCAGAGCGGGGCAGCGTTCCTGGAGGCCGACGGGCTGACCCGGCGCGGAGCCGTCGAGCCGTACGACCTGGACATCCGGCCCGGCGAAGTGATCGGCCTGGCCGGGCTGCTGGGCTCCGGACGGACCGAGGCCGCCAGGCTGCTGTTCGGAGCCGACCAGAGCGACGGCGGCACCCTGCGGATCGAGGGCGCCGTCACCGCGCTGCGCAGCCCACGTGACGCGATCGCCCACGGCATCGCGTTCTGCTCCGAGAACCGCAAGACCGAGGGCCTGGTCGGCGAGCTGACCGTCCGCGAGAACATCGTGCTCGCGCTCCAGGCCTCCCGCGGCTGGATCCGCCCGCTGTCGCGCTCCGCGCAGGACGAGTACGCGCTGCGCTGGATCCGCGCGCTGGACATCCGCCCCGGCAACCCCGAGGCGCTGGTGCGCAACCTCAGCGGCGGCAACCAGCAGAAGGTGCTGCTCGCCCGCTGGCTGATCACGGACCCCAAGCTGCTGATCCTCGACGAACCCACCCGGGGCATCGACATCGGGGCCAAGGCCGAGATCCAGAAGCTGGTGGCGAACCTCGCCGAGGACGGCATGGCGGTCCTGTTCATCTCCGCCGAACTGGAGGAGGTGCTGCGGCTCAGCCACCGGATCGGCGTGCTGCGCGACCACCGGATGGTCGCCCAGCTCGACAACGACGGCGCGCTCACCCCGGAGCGCGTCATGGCCACCATCGCGAGCGGAGCGCACCAGTGA